The Aggregatilinea lenta genome includes a region encoding these proteins:
- a CDS encoding purine-nucleoside phosphorylase gives MLQLAIRRQCRRTTGIRDGLETSMQDDRVIPEAHYREAADFIRTHTSQQPAIGLVLGSGLGPLIDAIEAPDAIDYADIPHWPHSTVKGHAGRLVIGQLEGHTVVAMQGRAHFYEGYTMQQVTLPVRVMKLLGVNTVILTNAAGGLNASFSTGDIMLINDHINLPGITGTNPLLGPNLDAYGPRFSIHTRMYNPALGKLAHRVAAANNLTLRDGVYVSLSGPAFETPAEVRMLRLLGGDSVGMSTAPEALVAYHAGMRVLGLSTITNMSIDNVETVQEVSHEDVLRLGRQIVPHLTLLLRGVLRELPPFDPQEMENGPHP, from the coding sequence GTGTTACAATTAGCGATCCGGCGGCAGTGCCGCCGGACGACTGGTATCCGCGACGGATTGGAGACGAGCATGCAGGACGACCGTGTGATCCCCGAAGCGCACTACCGCGAAGCCGCCGATTTCATCCGCACTCATACATCCCAACAACCGGCCATCGGCTTGGTCCTGGGATCGGGGCTTGGCCCGCTGATCGACGCCATCGAAGCGCCGGACGCGATCGACTACGCTGACATCCCGCACTGGCCGCACAGCACGGTCAAGGGACATGCAGGGCGGCTGGTGATTGGCCAGCTCGAAGGCCACACAGTCGTGGCGATGCAGGGGCGTGCCCACTTCTACGAGGGCTATACGATGCAGCAGGTCACGCTGCCCGTGCGCGTGATGAAGCTGCTCGGCGTAAATACGGTCATCCTGACCAACGCGGCGGGTGGCCTGAACGCCAGCTTCTCAACCGGGGACATCATGCTCATCAACGACCATATCAACCTGCCCGGCATCACCGGAACCAATCCGCTGCTCGGTCCCAACCTCGACGCGTACGGCCCCCGGTTTTCGATCCACACGCGCATGTACAATCCCGCGCTGGGTAAGCTGGCGCATCGCGTCGCGGCGGCGAACAACCTCACGCTGCGCGACGGCGTATACGTGTCGCTCTCCGGCCCCGCCTTTGAAACGCCAGCCGAAGTACGGATGCTGCGCCTGTTGGGCGGCGACTCGGTCGGCATGTCCACCGCACCCGAAGCGCTGGTGGCGTACCACGCGGGTATGCGCGTGCTCGGTCTTTCCACCATCACCAATATGTCCATTGATAACGTCGAGACGGTCCAGGAAGTCAGCCACGAGGACGTGCTGCGCCTGGGCCGCCAGATTGTGCCCCACCTGACGCTGCTTCTGCGCGGCGTTCTGCGCGAGCTGCCGCCTTTTGATCCCCAGGAGATGGAAAACGGGCCGCACCCATGA
- the queA gene encoding tRNA preQ1(34) S-adenosylmethionine ribosyltransferase-isomerase QueA: MHLSEFDYNLPPERIAQTPLEPRDASRLLVLHRDTGEIEHRTFRDLAEYLAPGDVLLLNQTRVIPARLPAHKVPTGGAAEILLLRPLDDRRWLAIVGGKHLQTGTQLAVGQDDGEHLIATVVEQRDENQRVIEFDAPVEPYLDALGEMPLPPYITTPLADPNRYQTVFARQDGSAAAPTAGLHFTPEMLVDLKRRGIEFAYCTLHIGLDTFAPVREDDITQHKIHRERAVLLPEDAQIINQAKLRGNRVVAIGTTSVRTLETAAIRSAAYGTPYNDPDSVQATLASLADTTCPWRPVIAIDEATDLYIIPGYRFRAVDVMLTNFHLPRSTLLMLVSAFAGRDQILHAYEEAIQRDYRFYSLGDACLLI, from the coding sequence ATGCACCTTTCCGAATTTGACTACAATCTGCCGCCCGAACGCATCGCACAGACGCCCCTTGAGCCGCGCGATGCGTCGCGTTTGCTCGTGCTGCATCGTGATACGGGCGAAATCGAGCACCGCACCTTCCGCGATCTCGCCGAGTATCTGGCCCCTGGCGACGTACTGCTGCTCAATCAAACCCGCGTGATCCCAGCGCGGCTGCCCGCGCACAAGGTGCCGACCGGCGGCGCGGCTGAGATCCTGCTGCTCCGTCCGCTCGACGACCGGCGCTGGCTGGCGATCGTGGGCGGCAAACACCTTCAAACCGGCACACAGCTCGCCGTCGGCCAGGACGATGGTGAGCATCTGATCGCGACCGTCGTCGAGCAGCGTGACGAAAACCAGCGCGTGATCGAGTTCGACGCGCCGGTCGAGCCTTACCTCGACGCGCTGGGCGAGATGCCGCTGCCGCCGTACATCACCACGCCGCTGGCCGACCCGAACCGCTATCAGACCGTCTTCGCCCGCCAGGACGGGTCCGCCGCCGCGCCGACCGCTGGGCTGCACTTCACGCCGGAAATGCTGGTCGATCTGAAGCGGCGCGGGATTGAGTTCGCGTACTGCACGCTGCACATCGGGCTGGACACGTTCGCGCCGGTGCGCGAGGACGACATCACGCAGCACAAGATCCACCGCGAGCGCGCCGTGCTGCTGCCCGAAGATGCGCAGATCATCAACCAGGCCAAGCTGCGCGGCAATCGCGTGGTCGCTATCGGCACGACCAGCGTGCGCACGCTCGAAACCGCCGCGATTCGTTCCGCCGCGTACGGTACGCCTTACAACGACCCGGACAGCGTCCAGGCCACGCTCGCGTCGCTGGCCGACACCACCTGCCCTTGGCGGCCTGTGATCGCCATCGACGAAGCGACGGATCTCTACATCATCCCCGGTTACCGCTTCCGCGCGGTGGACGTGATGCTGACCAACTTCCACCTGCCCCGATCCACCCTGCTGATGCTCGTCAGCGCGTTCGCCGGGCGCGACCAGATCCTGCACGCCTACGAGGAAGCCATCCAGCGCGACTATCGCTTCTACAGCCTGGGCGACGCCTGCCTGCTGATCTAG
- a CDS encoding FAD binding domain-containing protein → MTSIEEALDLLGQYGAQARVVAGATDLILELERGQRTGVDTLIDITRVPGLDEITVRSDSIRLGPLVTHNHVVHHPAIVDRALPLAQAAWSVGAPQIRNRGTVAGNVITASPANDTITPLWALGASVTLSSVRGERTVDFPAFYQGVRRTVMEPDELLTGITFPMLAPHERGIFLKLGLRRAQAISVVNIAVIVGLDGDTITDTRITLGSVAPTIIRAPLAEAYLQGKTLSDETIREAARLVAETPKPIDDVRSTATYRSEMCRVLGARSLRALRDGVQREAWPEDPAMLWGPDEGHVPAPLPASVRHEDVAADTIVTTVNGQIFSRTGGVDKTLLRFLREDIGLPGTKEGCAEGECGACTVFLDGMAVMACLVPAPRAHGAEIVTVEGLAQNGDLHPIQQAFVETGAVQCGYCTPGFLMAGAKLLEEHPQPSREQIEQSITGNLCRCTGYYKIVEAFEKAAQHVAEPEHG, encoded by the coding sequence GTGACATCAATTGAGGAAGCGCTCGATCTGCTGGGGCAGTACGGTGCACAAGCGCGTGTCGTGGCCGGTGCCACCGACCTCATTCTGGAACTGGAACGAGGGCAGCGGACGGGCGTCGATACGCTGATCGACATCACGCGCGTGCCCGGCCTGGACGAGATTACCGTGCGCAGCGACTCGATCCGGTTGGGGCCGCTGGTGACGCATAACCACGTCGTACACCACCCGGCGATCGTGGATCGCGCGCTGCCGCTGGCGCAGGCGGCATGGTCGGTCGGCGCGCCGCAAATCCGCAACCGGGGCACGGTGGCGGGCAACGTGATCACGGCCAGCCCGGCCAACGACACGATTACGCCGCTGTGGGCGCTGGGCGCGTCGGTGACGCTCAGCTCGGTGCGCGGCGAGCGTACGGTCGATTTCCCGGCGTTTTACCAAGGCGTGCGCCGCACGGTTATGGAGCCGGACGAGCTGCTGACGGGGATCACGTTCCCGATGCTGGCTCCCCACGAGCGCGGCATTTTCCTCAAGCTGGGCTTGCGCCGCGCGCAGGCGATCTCGGTGGTGAACATCGCGGTGATCGTCGGGCTGGACGGCGACACGATCACGGACACGCGCATCACGTTGGGCAGCGTCGCGCCGACGATCATCCGCGCGCCGCTGGCCGAGGCCTATTTGCAGGGCAAGACGCTCAGCGACGAGACGATCCGCGAGGCGGCGCGGCTGGTAGCCGAGACGCCCAAGCCGATTGACGACGTGCGCAGCACCGCGACGTACCGCTCGGAGATGTGCCGCGTGCTGGGCGCGCGCTCGCTCCGCGCGCTGCGCGACGGCGTGCAACGCGAAGCGTGGCCGGAAGACCCGGCAATGCTGTGGGGGCCGGACGAGGGCCACGTGCCCGCGCCGCTGCCTGCTTCCGTCCGGCACGAGGACGTGGCGGCGGATACTATCGTCACCACGGTGAACGGCCAGATCTTTTCCCGAACGGGCGGCGTGGACAAGACGCTGCTGCGCTTTCTGCGCGAAGATATCGGCCTGCCGGGGACGAAGGAAGGCTGCGCCGAGGGTGAGTGCGGGGCGTGCACGGTCTTCCTGGACGGCATGGCGGTTATGGCGTGCCTGGTGCCTGCGCCACGCGCGCACGGCGCGGAGATCGTCACGGTCGAGGGGCTGGCGCAGAACGGCGACCTGCACCCGATCCAGCAGGCGTTTGTGGAGACCGGCGCGGTTCAGTGCGGTTACTGCACGCCCGGCTTCCTGATGGCCGGGGCCAAGCTGCTGGAGGAACATCCGCAGCCCTCCCGCGAGCAGATCGAGCAGAGCATCACCGGCAACCTGTGCCGGTGCACAGGGTATTACAAGATCGTGGAAGCCTTCGAAAAAGCCGCACAACACGTGGCCGAGCCTGAGCACGGTTAG
- the yqeC gene encoding selenium cofactor biosynthesis protein YqeC has product MQLKEALRVQRGDVVAFIGAGGKTSALFRLARELQADGWRVLATTTTRIARSEVREAPLAARLTPDVTPEMIRQWLTVYGFVFLYGADNRSKNRITGLHPDVISDLMDSVNSDVILIEADGARRKSFKVPYDHEPVIPRDTSLVVPVAGIDALGQPLDEQHVYNATRIQERYGFPDGEPLIPPWMAVAIRDSELGLRNIPDHVRVIPLLNKVPSSGLTRMRARRVAQLVLRSERVEAVVMGEMQSEAEPVHEVQRRVAAIVLAAGMSTRMGQSKALLPWDSNRTVIEAVVSRLVTARIQDIVVVTGHQADRVARVLANTPATLAHNPRFAEGEMLSSLQAGLNAMSAPVSACLVVLGDQPTLDPRVILNVMAAYNEGRGEIVAPEYRGERGHPMLIGRRFWPELLALDSGAPRDVIRQHPDHLVCVEVDTDSILRDIDTPEQYHLERRRAGLR; this is encoded by the coding sequence ATGCAACTGAAGGAAGCGCTGCGCGTGCAGCGCGGCGATGTCGTAGCGTTCATCGGGGCCGGCGGCAAGACGTCGGCCCTGTTTCGCCTCGCGCGCGAGCTGCAAGCCGATGGCTGGCGCGTGCTGGCGACCACGACAACCCGCATCGCACGCAGCGAAGTACGCGAGGCACCACTGGCCGCCCGCTTGACCCCCGACGTGACGCCGGAGATGATCCGGCAGTGGCTCACGGTCTACGGGTTCGTGTTCCTCTATGGAGCCGATAACCGCAGCAAGAACCGCATCACCGGGTTGCATCCCGACGTTATCTCTGACCTGATGGACTCTGTGAACTCGGATGTGATCCTGATCGAAGCGGACGGCGCGCGGCGGAAGTCGTTCAAGGTTCCGTACGATCACGAGCCGGTGATTCCCCGCGACACGTCGCTGGTCGTGCCGGTGGCGGGCATCGACGCGCTGGGGCAGCCGCTCGACGAGCAGCACGTGTACAACGCGACGCGCATCCAGGAGCGCTACGGCTTCCCCGACGGCGAGCCGCTCATTCCGCCGTGGATGGCGGTCGCGATCCGCGATTCGGAGTTGGGCCTGCGCAACATTCCCGACCACGTGCGCGTGATCCCGCTGCTGAACAAAGTGCCGTCGAGCGGACTGACGCGGATGCGCGCGCGGCGTGTGGCGCAGCTCGTCTTGCGCTCGGAGCGTGTGGAGGCGGTGGTCATGGGCGAAATGCAGTCCGAGGCGGAGCCGGTGCACGAGGTTCAGCGGCGCGTGGCGGCCATCGTGCTGGCGGCGGGCATGTCGACGCGCATGGGCCAGTCTAAGGCGCTGCTGCCGTGGGATAGCAACCGCACGGTAATCGAGGCAGTCGTCAGCCGCCTGGTGACGGCGCGTATCCAGGACATCGTCGTCGTGACAGGCCATCAAGCGGACCGTGTGGCGCGCGTGCTGGCGAATACGCCGGCGACGCTGGCGCACAATCCGCGCTTTGCCGAGGGCGAAATGTTGTCGTCGCTGCAAGCCGGGCTGAACGCGATGTCCGCGCCGGTATCAGCGTGCCTGGTGGTGCTCGGCGACCAGCCGACGCTCGATCCCCGCGTGATCCTCAACGTCATGGCGGCCTACAACGAGGGCAGGGGCGAGATCGTCGCGCCGGAATACCGGGGCGAACGCGGCCACCCGATGCTGATTGGTCGCCGCTTCTGGCCGGAACTGCTGGCGCTCGACAGCGGCGCGCCGCGCGACGTGATCCGGCAGCACCCCGACCACCTTGTGTGCGTCGAGGTCGACACCGATTCGATCCTGCGCGACATCGACACGCCCGAACAATACCACCTGGAACGTCGCCGGGCCGGGCTGCGGTAG
- a CDS encoding DUF2905 domain-containing protein produces the protein MSDMSSIGRMIIVLGVALVVLGLLFSVLGRIPFLRDFGHLPGDIHVQSRNFSCFAPIVSMIILSILLTLALNIILRLLSR, from the coding sequence ATGTCGGATATGAGTTCGATTGGCCGGATGATTATCGTGCTTGGCGTGGCGCTGGTCGTGCTGGGACTGCTGTTCAGCGTGCTGGGGCGCATCCCGTTCCTGCGCGACTTCGGCCATCTGCCCGGCGACATTCACGTCCAGAGCCGGAACTTTTCGTGCTTCGCGCCCATCGTGAGCATGATCATCCTGAGTATTTTGCTGACCCTTGCGCTTAACATCATTCTCCGTTTGCTGAGTCGTTAA
- the upp gene encoding uracil phosphoribosyltransferase: MNNVFVSNHPLIKHKLTLLRSTKTEHKKFRELIRELAMLLGYEATANLDLDDVPVQTPLAITPGYRLHEEIGLVPILRAGLGMVEGFHEMIPGAQVWHLGLYRDEKTLRPVSYYNKLPVEPTVQVCLILDPMLATGGSAVAAIDVLKEWGVKRIKFVGLIAAPEGLEVVQAAHPDIPIHLAAIDEHLNEHGFIVPGLGDAGDRQFGTA, encoded by the coding sequence ATGAATAACGTTTTTGTCTCGAACCATCCCCTCATCAAGCACAAGCTCACGCTGCTGCGCAGCACCAAGACCGAGCACAAGAAGTTTCGTGAACTCATCCGCGAGCTGGCGATGCTGCTCGGCTACGAGGCGACGGCCAACCTCGATCTCGACGACGTTCCGGTTCAGACGCCGCTGGCGATCACGCCTGGGTATCGCCTGCACGAAGAGATCGGCCTGGTGCCGATTCTGCGGGCGGGCCTGGGTATGGTCGAGGGCTTCCACGAGATGATCCCCGGCGCGCAGGTGTGGCACCTGGGACTCTACCGCGACGAAAAGACGCTGCGCCCGGTGTCGTATTACAACAAGCTGCCGGTTGAGCCGACCGTGCAGGTCTGCCTGATCCTCGACCCGATGCTGGCGACGGGCGGCTCCGCCGTGGCGGCGATCGACGTGCTGAAAGAGTGGGGCGTCAAGCGAATCAAGTTCGTGGGGCTGATCGCCGCGCCGGAAGGGCTGGAAGTCGTGCAGGCCGCGCACCCAGATATTCCCATTCATCTGGCCGCGATCGACGAGCACCTGAACGAGCACGGCTTCATTGTGCCCGGCCTGGGCGACGCGGGCGACCGCCAGTTTGGGACGGCATAA
- the ruvB gene encoding Holliday junction branch migration DNA helicase RuvB: protein MTDASRMVSGKKRAEDRVDAAMRPTRLNEMTGQDRLVENLRILIEAAKGRHEPLDHVLLYGPPGLGKTTFAHVIANEMEVNIRITAGPSIERAGDLAAILTHLREGDVLFIDEIHRLGRAVEEVLYPAMEDFALDIVIGKGPSAKNVRLNLPRFTVIGATTRLALLTAPLRARFGAVYRLDFYSIEAMHDIVVRAAGLLNVPIDVDGTHEIARRARGTPRVALRLLKRVRDYAEVRADGEITEQVAGEALDLLEIDLLGLDDIDRRVLHAIIEKFDGGPVGLETIAASISEEPDTIMDVYEPYLLQLGFLERTPRGRTATRRAYEHLKIKRPQRQEPLF, encoded by the coding sequence ATGACTGATGCCAGCCGCATGGTCAGTGGCAAGAAGCGTGCCGAAGATCGTGTTGATGCGGCCATGCGCCCCACCCGCCTGAACGAGATGACCGGCCAGGACCGTCTGGTCGAAAATCTGCGCATTTTGATCGAAGCGGCCAAGGGGCGTCACGAGCCGCTGGATCACGTCCTGCTCTACGGCCCGCCCGGCCTGGGCAAGACGACATTCGCCCACGTCATCGCCAACGAGATGGAAGTCAATATTCGCATCACAGCAGGTCCGTCCATCGAACGCGCGGGCGACCTGGCTGCGATCCTGACGCATCTGCGTGAAGGCGATGTGCTGTTCATCGACGAGATTCACCGCCTGGGGCGTGCCGTGGAAGAAGTGCTCTACCCCGCGATGGAAGACTTCGCGCTGGACATCGTCATCGGCAAAGGCCCTTCGGCCAAAAACGTGCGCCTCAACCTGCCGCGCTTCACCGTGATCGGCGCGACGACACGGCTCGCCCTGCTGACAGCCCCGCTCCGGGCGCGCTTCGGCGCGGTGTACCGCCTGGACTTCTACAGCATCGAGGCTATGCACGACATCGTCGTGCGCGCGGCGGGCCTGCTCAACGTGCCCATCGACGTGGACGGCACCCACGAGATCGCACGGCGCGCACGGGGCACGCCCCGCGTGGCGCTGCGCCTGCTCAAGCGCGTCCGCGACTACGCCGAGGTCCGCGCCGACGGCGAAATCACCGAGCAGGTGGCGGGCGAAGCCCTCGATCTGCTGGAGATCGATCTGCTCGGCCTGGACGATATCGACCGCCGCGTGCTTCATGCGATTATTGAAAAGTTCGACGGCGGCCCGGTCGGTCTGGAGACCATTGCCGCTTCAATTAGTGAAGAGCCGGACACAATCATGGATGTCTACGAACCGTATCTGCTCCAGCTCGGCTTCTTGGAGCGCACGCCGCGCGGGCGCACGGCGACGCGGCGGGCCTACGAGCACCTGAAGATCAAGCGTCCCCAGCGCCAGGAGCCGCTGTTCTAG
- a CDS encoding xanthine dehydrogenase family protein molybdopterin-binding subunit, whose amino-acid sequence MEQQNHVLGQSIRRMDAVGKVTGETPYPGDIDLDGQLWMKIRFADRVHARVLAIDTSRAEAYPGVVAVFTAKDVPVNEYGLGTFDQPVLCGPGSAKAGADIVRCVSDYVACVVAETEKIAAEAVKLLDVTYEDLPIVVDAEAAMRDGAPQLHADVPNNIMTHHRIRFGDMDAGWAQADVIIEGEYHTGYQEHAYLQPEAGLGYLDEEGRITVLVAGQWVHEDQEQVAHALGLPEDQIRIIYPAIGGAFGGREDMSVQIVLALAAWKLNQPVKIIWSREESIIGHHKRHPMILRSKWGATRDGKVVAAEATVIADAGAYAYTTPKVLGNANLMVTGPYAIPNVKVDSFGVYTNNIPSGAFRGFGGPQGAFAAESQMNKLAEALDMDPIEIRLKNVLREGTIFCTGTPLPPGVTLDRVLQDGAMQSDYWDCVEAQWRKRPVKHHVDGAKRRGVGMAMGFKNIGFSFGAPEQNWATVEIHGDGQIERVVVHQAGADVGQGAHTIFVQMAAEAVGVPVEMVELLGHDTATNGTSGSASASRMTFMAGNAIKGAGEMALHKWLDEERPAIATYQYRPPATTALDPETGACKPNFSYGYLAQFVEVEVDVETGFVDVVRVVSAHDVGKALNPMLVEGQIEGAVVQALGYAVMENLVTKEGRVMNPYLSTYLIPTIWDIPREVKSVILEFGDPEGPWGARGMAEMPFIALAPAITAAIHDATGVWIDQIPLLPERVVSEMRPHGLGVI is encoded by the coding sequence GTGGAACAGCAGAATCATGTTCTGGGGCAAAGCATCCGCCGGATGGACGCGGTCGGGAAAGTGACCGGCGAGACGCCGTATCCCGGCGATATCGACCTGGACGGCCAGTTGTGGATGAAGATCCGGTTCGCGGACCGGGTCCACGCGCGCGTGCTCGCGATCGATACCAGCCGAGCCGAGGCCTATCCGGGCGTGGTGGCGGTGTTTACGGCCAAAGACGTGCCGGTGAACGAATATGGCCTGGGCACGTTCGATCAGCCGGTGTTGTGCGGGCCGGGCAGCGCCAAAGCGGGCGCGGACATTGTGCGCTGCGTGAGCGACTACGTCGCGTGTGTGGTGGCGGAAACTGAGAAGATCGCCGCCGAAGCGGTCAAGCTGCTCGACGTCACCTACGAGGATCTGCCGATCGTGGTCGATGCCGAAGCGGCGATGCGGGACGGCGCGCCGCAGTTGCACGCCGACGTGCCGAACAATATCATGACGCACCACCGCATCCGCTTCGGCGACATGGACGCGGGTTGGGCGCAGGCGGACGTGATCATCGAGGGCGAGTACCACACCGGCTACCAGGAGCACGCCTATTTGCAGCCGGAAGCGGGACTCGGCTACCTCGACGAGGAAGGCCGCATCACGGTCCTGGTCGCGGGGCAGTGGGTGCACGAGGACCAGGAGCAGGTGGCGCATGCGCTCGGCCTGCCGGAAGACCAGATCCGCATCATCTACCCGGCCATCGGCGGCGCGTTCGGCGGGCGCGAGGATATGTCGGTCCAGATCGTGCTGGCGCTGGCCGCGTGGAAGCTGAACCAGCCGGTGAAGATCATCTGGAGCCGCGAGGAGTCGATAATCGGGCACCACAAGCGCCACCCGATGATCCTGCGCTCGAAGTGGGGCGCGACGCGTGACGGTAAGGTGGTCGCCGCCGAAGCGACGGTCATCGCGGACGCGGGCGCGTATGCGTACACGACGCCGAAAGTGCTGGGCAACGCCAACCTGATGGTCACCGGTCCGTACGCGATTCCCAACGTCAAGGTGGATTCGTTCGGTGTGTATACCAACAACATCCCCAGCGGCGCGTTCCGGGGCTTTGGCGGGCCGCAAGGCGCGTTCGCCGCTGAGTCGCAGATGAACAAACTGGCTGAAGCGCTGGATATGGACCCGATCGAGATCCGGCTCAAGAACGTGCTGCGCGAGGGGACTATCTTCTGCACCGGGACTCCGCTGCCGCCCGGCGTCACGCTGGACCGCGTCCTGCAAGACGGTGCGATGCAGAGCGACTACTGGGACTGCGTCGAGGCGCAGTGGCGCAAGCGCCCGGTCAAGCATCACGTGGACGGCGCCAAGCGGCGCGGCGTGGGCATGGCGATGGGCTTCAAGAACATCGGTTTCAGCTTTGGCGCGCCGGAACAGAACTGGGCCACGGTCGAGATTCATGGCGACGGCCAGATCGAGCGCGTCGTGGTTCACCAGGCGGGCGCGGACGTCGGGCAGGGCGCGCACACCATCTTCGTGCAGATGGCTGCCGAGGCGGTGGGCGTGCCGGTGGAGATGGTCGAGCTGCTCGGCCATGACACCGCCACCAACGGAACGTCCGGCAGCGCGTCGGCTTCGCGCATGACGTTCATGGCCGGAAACGCGATCAAGGGCGCAGGGGAAATGGCGCTCCATAAGTGGCTCGACGAGGAACGCCCGGCGATTGCCACGTACCAGTATCGCCCACCCGCGACCACGGCGCTCGATCCTGAGACCGGCGCGTGCAAGCCGAACTTTTCGTACGGCTACCTGGCGCAGTTCGTCGAGGTCGAAGTGGACGTCGAAACCGGCTTCGTGGACGTGGTACGCGTCGTGTCCGCGCATGACGTCGGCAAGGCGCTCAACCCGATGCTGGTCGAGGGCCAGATCGAAGGTGCGGTCGTGCAGGCGCTCGGCTACGCGGTGATGGAAAATCTAGTCACTAAAGAGGGGCGCGTGATGAATCCGTACCTCTCGACGTACCTGATCCCGACGATCTGGGACATCCCGCGCGAGGTGAAGTCGGTGATCCTGGAGTTCGGCGATCCCGAAGGGCCGTGGGGCGCGCGGGGCATGGCGGAAATGCCGTTTATCGCGCTGGCGCCCGCCATCACCGCGGCCATTCACGACGCGACCGGCGTGTGGATCGACCAGATCCCGCTGCTGCCGGAGCGCGTGGTGAGCGAGATGCGCCCACACGGTTTGGGCGTAATCTGA